From Apium graveolens cultivar Ventura chromosome 9, ASM990537v1, whole genome shotgun sequence, the proteins below share one genomic window:
- the LOC141687157 gene encoding uncharacterized protein LOC141687157 isoform X1: MDGDASKNELQELLEAIRSSEVVESCAQLITKLANLDINEETELNSLVESLTIFWEDYACLDISQCMLNKNILYVAAKYLDSGISRCPHQYLALWTKACTWCRKHLKMTLISTEESQEEEHFSIFFQLLLDLLKYSGDSFSALARRPLSTSKAVVIIIEEFSTEQLSLAKECLLEIKKIEPVIGSEVLKVVYSVLDAATRLCKVYCNSVDWDLYDEKTEQTRDQTDPEELNIADHTINITKCTVEKLCEVGIIAGNDGGNLVNLLNLSWKGVVSLLQLGRGKLALKVNTADIIVSLITLANDSLRCAAQSWSCPLKEKVTVTEAKRIFLPVKFYLINAVRIISHYSSQAFIVYKDIILCVIMISAFKISLSREELLKSAGEAMTELLEPTSFHLLNSLLNSAQLRQEHKIQSLEWLFSPITSFEIELEDPNPMSNHIDCNSMDAIFYVSCDGMPGARILSLGRLSLFLDLLKGSPDLEDDLRLGLSIKLKWLIDTIIDVDIYPSILVLQIPVLYGSGQSLEFSYRPMFLSIIHAIKTFMVVVSSTPACKEIVAFLLQNIVHPHFLCREIVMELLCFMVRHAETDMVNDIIDKLCSILKVATTSESILIPCSGLRMLARSICVLLAHCSQSTVDLVYHSVIDSSRSKSSSMYAALLMEEFPLNLLTDKVKSVATEKIITEYFGFVDRFANDSLRVGISGVLYTPVSALSAALQSLKIKISDTDMKTLKLLVAVINKYRDSEGKVKDNYRELLSETLGIISIMKHLYESDEMEGIIIELKNLFISGETVSDDKLSRCKPNLAVFMAGFSHIELAEDDNSSKSVAVWELYNMLLRERHWALVHLTLKAFGYFASRTNCNQLWRFVPPDAALSFDIDSGKEASEDRFMSELKRYFEKETAHLAFTPASDQLGLLVRESKHLLENVKKTLHTEPDAILCDEMEVEGQHANKRRKLPEGIGKGVQLLKSGLEIIGDGISMWQQSDNENSDLQNKLATHFASLEDVIGHLVALSRCD; the protein is encoded by the exons ATGGACGGAGATGCCTCGAAAAACGAGCTCCAGGAGCTTCTCGAAGCCATTAGATCATCCGAG GTTGTTGAAAGTTGTGCTCAACTGATTACTAAACTTGCGAATTTAGACATAAATGAGGAAACTGAACTAAACTCTCTTGTGGAATCTCTTACA ATATTCTGGGAAGACTACGCCTGTCTTGACATTTCTCAGTGCATGTTGAACAAAAATATTTTGTATGTTGCCGCAAAATACCTAGATTCAGGAATTTCAAGATGTCCACATCAATATCTTGCCCTATGGACAAAG GCATGTACATGGTGCAGGAAGCATTTAAAGATGACACTCATATCAACTGAGGAGTCTCAAGAGGAAGAacattttagcattttcttccaG CTGCTCTTGGATCTGCTAAAATACTCCGGTGATAGTTTCTCAGCTTTGGCAAGACGTCCTCTCTCTACTTCCAAGGCAGTGGTGATTATTATTGAGGAATTCAGCACTGAACAGTTAAGCTTGGCAAAAGAGTGCTTGTTAGAGATAAAG AAAATTGAACCAGTTATTGGTTCAGAAGTACTGAAGGTGGTGTACAGTGTCCTTGATGCTGCCACACGACTATGCAAAGTCTATTGCAACTCTGTAGATTGGGATCTATATGACGAAAAAACAGAGCAAACTAGAGATCAAACAGATCCTGAAGAGCTTAATATTGCAGATCATACCATCAATATTACAAAATGTACTGTAGAAAAACTGTGTGAAGTGGGAATCATTGCTGGCAATGATGGCGGGAATCTGGTCAATTTACTGAACTTGTCTTGGAAAGGTGTGGTTTCACTACTTCAGCTTGGCAGGGGGAAGTTAGCATTAAAGGTGAATACAGCAGATATTATAGTTTCTCTGATTACTTTGGCCAATGACTCTTTGAGATGCGCAGCGCAGTCATGGTCTTGTCCTCTAAAAGAAAAAGTCACTGTGACGGAAGCAAAAAGGATATTCCTACCAGTCAAGTTCTATTTGATCAATGCTGTCAGAATTATTTCACACTATTCATCCCAAGCATTTATAGTATACAAAGACATTATACTCTGTGTTATAATGATATCAGCCTTTAAAATTTCATTGAGTAGAGAAGAACTCCTAAAATCGGCAGGTGAAGCTATGACCGAGCTTTTGGAGCCAACATCCTTTCATTTACTCAATTCTTTGTTAAATTCAGCTCAACTGAGACAGGAGCACAAGATTCAAAGTTTAGAATGGTTGTTTAGTCCCATAACTAGTTTTGAAATTGAGCTTGAAGATCCTAATCCTATGAGCAACCATATTGACTGCAATTCAATGGATGCAATATTTTATGTCAGCTGTGATGGCATGCCTGGGGCTCGGATACTGTCACTAGGCCGGCTTTCCTTATTTCTTGACCTTCTAAAAGGTTCTCCTGACCTGGAAGATGATTTAAGACTGGGGCTTTCCATTAAGCTCAAATGGTTAATAGATACTATAATTGATGTAGACATTTACCCTTCAATCCTTGTTTTGCAAATTCCTGTTTTATATGGTTCTGGGCAATCCCTGGAATTTTCATATAGGCCTATGTTTTTATCCATAATACATGCAATTAAAACCTTCATGGTTGTGGTATCCTCCACCCCTGCTTGTAAGGAAATAGTAGCTTTCCTGCTTCAAAACATCGTCCATCCACACTTCCTTTGTAGGGAGATTGTAATGGAACTTCTGTGCTTTATGGTGCGGCATGCGGAAACTGACATGGTCAATGACATTATCGATAAGCTTTGCTCAATTTTAAAGGTTGCTACAACTTCAGAATCAATTCTTATCCCTTGTAGCGGTCTCCGAATGTTAGCAAGATCAATCTGTGTACTCCTTGCTCACTGTTCACAGTCCACGGTAGATCTAGTATACCATTCAGTTATTGATAGTAGCAGGTCCAAGTCGTCGAGTATGTATGCAGCCTTGCTCATGGAAGAATTCCCCCTAAATTTGCTTACTGATAAGGTGAAGAGTGTTGCTACAGAAAAAATTATTACTGAATATTTTGGATTTGTGGATAGATTTGCTAATGATTCGTTGAGAGTTGGCATATCTGGTGTATTGTATACACCTGTCTCTGCTCTCTCTGCTGCTTTACAGTCGCT CAAGATCAAAATTTCTGATACTGACATGAAGACCTTAAAGTTACTAGTTGCTGTAATTAACAAGTACAGAGACTCTGAAGGCAAAGTGAAGGACAATTATCGAGAGCTTTTAAGTGAAACTCTTGGGATTATCTCCATCATGAAGCATCTGTACGAGTCCGATGAGATGGAAGGAATCATTATAGaacttaaaaacctttttatCTCTGGGGAAACTGTATCAGATGATAAGTTGTCTCGGTGCAAACCAAATCTGGCTGTTTTCATGGCTGGTTTTAGTCACATTGAATTGGCAGAAGATGACAATTCCTCAAAGAGTGTAGCTGTATGGGAATTGTATAATATGCTACTGAGGGAACGTCACTGGGCATTAGTGCACCTGACACTCAAAGCATTTGGATATTTTGCAAGCCGAACTAATTGCAACCAGCTATGGAGGTTTGTGCCCCCAGATGCAGCCCTTTCATTTGATATAGATTCAGGCAAGGAGGCAAGTGAAGATAGATTTATGTCGGAATTGAAACGATATTTTGAGAAGGAGACTGCACATTTAGCATTCACACCCGCATCTGATCAGCTTGGGCTGCTTGTTAGAGAATCAAAACATCTACTCGAAAATGTTAAGAAGACACTACATACAGAACCAGATGCTATTTTATGTGACGAGATGGAGGTTGAAGGACAACATGCAAACAAAAGAAGAAAACTTCCTGAAGGCATTGGTAAAGGAGTGCAGTTGCTTAAAAGCGGATTGGAGATTATCGGTGATGGTATTTCAATGTGGCAGCAAAGTGATAACGAAAATTCAGACCTACAGAATAAGCTAGCAACTCATTTTGCCAGTCTTGAAGATGTAATTGGTCATCTGGTGGCCCTTTCTCGCTGCGATTAA
- the LOC141687157 gene encoding uncharacterized protein LOC141687157 isoform X2 — protein sequence MLNKNILYVAAKYLDSGISRCPHQYLALWTKACTWCRKHLKMTLISTEESQEEEHFSIFFQLLLDLLKYSGDSFSALARRPLSTSKAVVIIIEEFSTEQLSLAKECLLEIKKIEPVIGSEVLKVVYSVLDAATRLCKVYCNSVDWDLYDEKTEQTRDQTDPEELNIADHTINITKCTVEKLCEVGIIAGNDGGNLVNLLNLSWKGVVSLLQLGRGKLALKVNTADIIVSLITLANDSLRCAAQSWSCPLKEKVTVTEAKRIFLPVKFYLINAVRIISHYSSQAFIVYKDIILCVIMISAFKISLSREELLKSAGEAMTELLEPTSFHLLNSLLNSAQLRQEHKIQSLEWLFSPITSFEIELEDPNPMSNHIDCNSMDAIFYVSCDGMPGARILSLGRLSLFLDLLKGSPDLEDDLRLGLSIKLKWLIDTIIDVDIYPSILVLQIPVLYGSGQSLEFSYRPMFLSIIHAIKTFMVVVSSTPACKEIVAFLLQNIVHPHFLCREIVMELLCFMVRHAETDMVNDIIDKLCSILKVATTSESILIPCSGLRMLARSICVLLAHCSQSTVDLVYHSVIDSSRSKSSSMYAALLMEEFPLNLLTDKVKSVATEKIITEYFGFVDRFANDSLRVGISGVLYTPVSALSAALQSLKIKISDTDMKTLKLLVAVINKYRDSEGKVKDNYRELLSETLGIISIMKHLYESDEMEGIIIELKNLFISGETVSDDKLSRCKPNLAVFMAGFSHIELAEDDNSSKSVAVWELYNMLLRERHWALVHLTLKAFGYFASRTNCNQLWRFVPPDAALSFDIDSGKEASEDRFMSELKRYFEKETAHLAFTPASDQLGLLVRESKHLLENVKKTLHTEPDAILCDEMEVEGQHANKRRKLPEGIGKGVQLLKSGLEIIGDGISMWQQSDNENSDLQNKLATHFASLEDVIGHLVALSRCD from the exons ATGTTGAACAAAAATATTTTGTATGTTGCCGCAAAATACCTAGATTCAGGAATTTCAAGATGTCCACATCAATATCTTGCCCTATGGACAAAG GCATGTACATGGTGCAGGAAGCATTTAAAGATGACACTCATATCAACTGAGGAGTCTCAAGAGGAAGAacattttagcattttcttccaG CTGCTCTTGGATCTGCTAAAATACTCCGGTGATAGTTTCTCAGCTTTGGCAAGACGTCCTCTCTCTACTTCCAAGGCAGTGGTGATTATTATTGAGGAATTCAGCACTGAACAGTTAAGCTTGGCAAAAGAGTGCTTGTTAGAGATAAAG AAAATTGAACCAGTTATTGGTTCAGAAGTACTGAAGGTGGTGTACAGTGTCCTTGATGCTGCCACACGACTATGCAAAGTCTATTGCAACTCTGTAGATTGGGATCTATATGACGAAAAAACAGAGCAAACTAGAGATCAAACAGATCCTGAAGAGCTTAATATTGCAGATCATACCATCAATATTACAAAATGTACTGTAGAAAAACTGTGTGAAGTGGGAATCATTGCTGGCAATGATGGCGGGAATCTGGTCAATTTACTGAACTTGTCTTGGAAAGGTGTGGTTTCACTACTTCAGCTTGGCAGGGGGAAGTTAGCATTAAAGGTGAATACAGCAGATATTATAGTTTCTCTGATTACTTTGGCCAATGACTCTTTGAGATGCGCAGCGCAGTCATGGTCTTGTCCTCTAAAAGAAAAAGTCACTGTGACGGAAGCAAAAAGGATATTCCTACCAGTCAAGTTCTATTTGATCAATGCTGTCAGAATTATTTCACACTATTCATCCCAAGCATTTATAGTATACAAAGACATTATACTCTGTGTTATAATGATATCAGCCTTTAAAATTTCATTGAGTAGAGAAGAACTCCTAAAATCGGCAGGTGAAGCTATGACCGAGCTTTTGGAGCCAACATCCTTTCATTTACTCAATTCTTTGTTAAATTCAGCTCAACTGAGACAGGAGCACAAGATTCAAAGTTTAGAATGGTTGTTTAGTCCCATAACTAGTTTTGAAATTGAGCTTGAAGATCCTAATCCTATGAGCAACCATATTGACTGCAATTCAATGGATGCAATATTTTATGTCAGCTGTGATGGCATGCCTGGGGCTCGGATACTGTCACTAGGCCGGCTTTCCTTATTTCTTGACCTTCTAAAAGGTTCTCCTGACCTGGAAGATGATTTAAGACTGGGGCTTTCCATTAAGCTCAAATGGTTAATAGATACTATAATTGATGTAGACATTTACCCTTCAATCCTTGTTTTGCAAATTCCTGTTTTATATGGTTCTGGGCAATCCCTGGAATTTTCATATAGGCCTATGTTTTTATCCATAATACATGCAATTAAAACCTTCATGGTTGTGGTATCCTCCACCCCTGCTTGTAAGGAAATAGTAGCTTTCCTGCTTCAAAACATCGTCCATCCACACTTCCTTTGTAGGGAGATTGTAATGGAACTTCTGTGCTTTATGGTGCGGCATGCGGAAACTGACATGGTCAATGACATTATCGATAAGCTTTGCTCAATTTTAAAGGTTGCTACAACTTCAGAATCAATTCTTATCCCTTGTAGCGGTCTCCGAATGTTAGCAAGATCAATCTGTGTACTCCTTGCTCACTGTTCACAGTCCACGGTAGATCTAGTATACCATTCAGTTATTGATAGTAGCAGGTCCAAGTCGTCGAGTATGTATGCAGCCTTGCTCATGGAAGAATTCCCCCTAAATTTGCTTACTGATAAGGTGAAGAGTGTTGCTACAGAAAAAATTATTACTGAATATTTTGGATTTGTGGATAGATTTGCTAATGATTCGTTGAGAGTTGGCATATCTGGTGTATTGTATACACCTGTCTCTGCTCTCTCTGCTGCTTTACAGTCGCT CAAGATCAAAATTTCTGATACTGACATGAAGACCTTAAAGTTACTAGTTGCTGTAATTAACAAGTACAGAGACTCTGAAGGCAAAGTGAAGGACAATTATCGAGAGCTTTTAAGTGAAACTCTTGGGATTATCTCCATCATGAAGCATCTGTACGAGTCCGATGAGATGGAAGGAATCATTATAGaacttaaaaacctttttatCTCTGGGGAAACTGTATCAGATGATAAGTTGTCTCGGTGCAAACCAAATCTGGCTGTTTTCATGGCTGGTTTTAGTCACATTGAATTGGCAGAAGATGACAATTCCTCAAAGAGTGTAGCTGTATGGGAATTGTATAATATGCTACTGAGGGAACGTCACTGGGCATTAGTGCACCTGACACTCAAAGCATTTGGATATTTTGCAAGCCGAACTAATTGCAACCAGCTATGGAGGTTTGTGCCCCCAGATGCAGCCCTTTCATTTGATATAGATTCAGGCAAGGAGGCAAGTGAAGATAGATTTATGTCGGAATTGAAACGATATTTTGAGAAGGAGACTGCACATTTAGCATTCACACCCGCATCTGATCAGCTTGGGCTGCTTGTTAGAGAATCAAAACATCTACTCGAAAATGTTAAGAAGACACTACATACAGAACCAGATGCTATTTTATGTGACGAGATGGAGGTTGAAGGACAACATGCAAACAAAAGAAGAAAACTTCCTGAAGGCATTGGTAAAGGAGTGCAGTTGCTTAAAAGCGGATTGGAGATTATCGGTGATGGTATTTCAATGTGGCAGCAAAGTGATAACGAAAATTCAGACCTACAGAATAAGCTAGCAACTCATTTTGCCAGTCTTGAAGATGTAATTGGTCATCTGGTGGCCCTTTCTCGCTGCGATTAA